A stretch of DNA from Triticum dicoccoides isolate Atlit2015 ecotype Zavitan chromosome 2A, WEW_v2.0, whole genome shotgun sequence:
GCTACACCAAAATGCAAGTTCTTCGCTTGGTTGATCATTCACAACAGAGTATGGACGACAAATAGGCTACAAACGGAGAGGGTGGCCAAACTGCGGTTTGTGTCCCCTTTGTAGCCAAGTCCAGGAGTCAGCGGCGCATCTCCTATTCCCATGCCAATTCTCGATTGTAGTTTGGAATGCGGTAAAGGCGAGGACCGGACTGAGCAATATTGTCACAGCTGACTGGGTGGCTATGCAAAGTGTCAGACATTGGTGGACTGAGATTGTGCTTACACGCTCGCCTAACGGAAAAGGGATGGCCACCCTCCTTATGCTTATCTCTTGGGAACTTTGGAAGAAGAGGAATGCTAGGGTCTTCCGGAATGTTTCCGCACCTTTGATAATTCTCGTAGAAAAAATCATGGATGAGGCAGTCCTGTGGGCTTTGGCGGATGCCAAAGGGCTTGATGTATGCTTTATCTTTGCCATTGTATGGTTGTTGTCTTAGGACTCTGTTACAACTCTCTCTTAATTAATGAAATGGTAAATCTTTtgtcttgtttcaaaaaaaaagaagCAAAGCTTAATGTAGATGAATCGTTTGTTCAGGAGACGGGAGAGGCGGGTGCCGGCATGGCACTGCGTGGCTTCACGGCCTAAACGGCGATGTTTAAGCCCATTTATCGGTCTAACAGTTTGAGAAAGTTAATTTTCTCCAGAGAAATGAACTATTGAGCTAACTAAACAGGCCTTGCAGCACCGTTTACCGCGCCATTTACATCCATAGCGTTACCACAATGGAAAGGCCATATTTGCTGCGCTTTGCGGCCTATTCAATTGCGCCGATCAGCTGAAGCACCTGGGGTGACGTTTGATGGCAGTAGAAAGGAATATCGTCTTCATTAGTGAACTATTTGGTGGCTGCAGAGCTAACCTGATGAATGAACGACGCCCAAAAAAAAATGATGAACGAACGATCCGCATTGGCCTGCAATGCTCTAGATGGTGCCTTATTTTGCTTGACATTCTGTTGCCATAAGAACACAGAATATGCTCTATATCAAATCAACGACTTTTTCCCCCACATCAAATCGAGGATTTTTTGTTGGTGCCAGGAGCCATCAACACACCAATTTTTACCTTCTGATTCTGAAGGATTTGCTTAGCGGTGCAATCTAAAGAATAAGACTTAAATTTGTTGCTACGATGGCACTATAATTTACCTTCCAACTTTGCAATGATTGATATCAAAGAATGTGATGAAAAACCTCATCGTTCCTACTGTACTAACCAATACCAGGCGTCATAACATGTCATCTCTTAAGAGTTGTAAAGAAGCAGGTAGTGTTAATCTTTAGAGGCAAAGCAGGTTTTCTTGAAACACATAGATTTGGTTGATCTACAGGTGGAAACATACTAGTACACAAAATTATGCTAACCACTGAAACTTTAATCATACAAAGACTTGGCAGACTGAATCCTTGACTTCTTGCTTTTTGCTTTCAGGACCTTCTCCTCGGACTTCTCAGTTTTAGAAATGGCCCTGGCAACTGCTTTCATTTTCCTCACATTTTTTGTCCTTTTAGGTTGCACGCCCTTTTTTATTTTCCTGGTTAAAGAGAAAGGTGATCAGGTAAAAAAAAAAGAGATTCATCATTATGCATATGCCAAGAATATGTGTCCTGGAAGAAACAGAACACACTCCAAGGGTAACAGGTAAGCCATAATAACAGAAGGAAAGCACAAGAGCATACTTGGGTTCACTAATTCACTTTCAGGAGCATATCAGGGAACAGCCTTGGAGGAGCTAGGAGAATAAAGAATAACATAGAACCCTAATTTTGTCCACATTTTAGTGGCATTCCACACAACTTTAATAGGAAACCCTAATCATGGTCTGACAATGAGAAAAAGAGTTTGACAATTTAAATATCTGATCTTAGCTTTAAACATCTGATGCATTAGGACGATGTAATACCAGGGACATATTTACTTTATGTATTCCAGTTGAACAGCTATCCTAGAAAACGTTATGGACAATCTACAGTGTTAAAAAAATATTTACCAATTCTAGGACCCTTCCTGTTATGCTTGTATATTTGTTCATTAATAGCTAATGCCAAAAGATGAAGCAAAACAGCAGTTTATCCGAGACCCTTAATCCTCAGGATCTACTAgtgaaaagctacggaataaatacaAGATTTAACTGGCTTTGGGTTGATAAAGGTCATCAATACTTGCATAATTCACGGAAACAAATTATATTATCGGAATTGATGAGAAGCTGCCAGGATGCTGTCGAGTGAAGGGTGACAAACTTTACAAATTTCAGTAATTGATCTAAGGGATTAACGCAAAATGTGGTCAGGGCTAAGAGGCAAGTTCGAATAACTCTCTATGGTCAGTGTCAGCACCTATTATTTTTGCATTACTTTAACCTCTAGCGACTTTTTTTTCCCTCGACAGCTTTTCCCATGCAAAAAGTTACAATGCGGTGTAACTTGAACAACTCACAAGATAGCACGTTTGCAGTTTGGCCAGTACAATTACAGCAACCAGATGAGGGGCGCAAAAGCAATCGATGGTACGCATTATACCAAGTATTTCGTAAGCAAAAAATGCTCAATTCAagtaaggtactccctccgtaccaaaatataagacgttttgcagtttaaattgaactgcaaaaacgtcttatattttgatacagaggtaGTAGAATACAATTTTCAGACAAACCATCCTAGTTAGCCAGAGCAACAACATTAGTGGAGTGCATAGTAGATAAAACATGTGTTGAAACATCTGAAACTATCTATCGCCAACTCGATTACACATACAAATGAGAGGTAATGCTCGACAATGTCTTCAAAGTAGCACATGTTTTACATTATTCTAATCAATCATGCCCTCGATGCTGCGGTGCCGAACAAAATCAATGATGAAGCAGAGTGGTAGTGCAGGCTTTCAACTATTGGTAGCATGCAGCGCTGCGAGGAGTGGCTAGGGTGTTCGCGTTATTTGTTATGCTATAACATTGCTCGATCTATGGTCCAGCATGGACCTTTTGATCTCGGCACTAGCAGCTCAACTTCTGCAAGCTATTTTCCTCCTTCCCTCAATGAAAAAGAAGGTGCAATCGCTTGCTTGCGCCTGCTCTACAAAAAAAGTGTGCCCTCATGCATAAACACGAAACGCTGTATGAATCATCCAATAAACTTCATGCAGTGTTCTTCGTAATGGTAATGTCAAACTAATCAGTCTGTGTTCAGCTCATCCGACATATTACATGTTACTGATGTTACTCAAATTCCCCAATTTAAACTGCCCCCAAGTCAGTTTTTTTTTTGGACCGGAGCTCCCAAGTCAGTGAACTCATAAAGATTGACCTCGACCCTGAGGAATTGATTCCAACAAATAAATAGTGGGAATAAAAAGTAATCAGCGTAATCCTTTTGCTCACCTGTTGATCGAACTGAGGGCAGCCGATGAAGAGGACGGCTGCTTCCCCTCGGACGTATCCATCGCTGCGAAAGGGGAAAAACACGGAACAAATCAGGGTCAAGGGAAGTGGAAAACCAACAAATCGATGAAGAAAGACAAAGGCTCAAAAGAAAAACTACGTTGTGGGGCTTCTGCTGCGGTGGACGCAGCGGGCGCGCCCTCGGAGGCGTCcatggcggcggcgccggcgccatTCTTGGCCTTGTTCTTGTTGCGGCCCTTGGCCATGGCTGCGCGCGCGCCCTTCTCCTCGTCCTAGGGTTTCCCCGGGCGCTTTGGTCGGCTCGGTTGTGTCTCTCTCCGCCGCCGTCTCGGCAGGGGCGGAAGTTGTATCTTTGCGATTGCGACGAAAGAAAGCGGGCCTGGTGAGGCCTGGTAGCTAGGCCCATGAGTTTTGGAAGGACGGCTAGCAAACCTCACGGGCCCATGACACGTCTCTCTCGACTGAGCCCAAATTGCCTCAAAACAAAACTGAGCCCAAACATTTCTGATAACTGAGCCCAAATATCTACTCCCGTGCCTCCACTTCGCAGGTCCCCTCAAAAAATTAAAACTTCGCAGCTGTCGAGTCAGGACTCAGGAGTCGGGACCCCGGGATGGATCACGAAGCGGAAGATGATACCGTAACAGTTTAGGCCTCGTTTGGTTCATAAAAATTCGAGAGGATAGGATttttatagaattttttcctttagagcccctttaattcataggaatggattcatattcctacataggattggttcctatcctccacatttcataggaaaataaaaatgagcctagacttAATGAAAAAATTCTTTTGGTGTCAACTAAATGATATCTTATTTTCTATTCCTACTCATAGAATTtgggatacatgtcatctcatttcctataaaATTCTTATTCCTACGATAATTCTAtcatatgaaccaaaagaggcctagtGACTGTAGCAAACACATGACTAGATGTTTCGTTGATAGAGTACTACTGTACAGCactactccttccgtcccataatataagaacgtttttgacactacgactacactagtgtcaaaaacattcttatattatgagacgaaggGAATAGTACTTTTCTGTAGCAGTTCATCTCACACGTTGCTGTCTTAATTGATTGATCAGGCGAGGAAAAAAGGCAGGCTATTGTGCTCCTCTGCCTTTTTTGCCGTGACAGGCACGTAAATTAGTAGTCCTCAACGAGTTAATACTACCAGCACGCAGCAACTGAATATCTTTCCCTGCCACAAGTACACATCAAAGCTTACACGAATCGACCGGAAACATCTTGAACGAGCGATTTACTACTGGTCCTACTCCTACACCGTCACTTTCCTGGGGGGGGATGGCACTCCATTTTTCTGGACGCGATGATCCGCGGGCCAGGGGCATGCACGGCACCATAGACAGAGAACGACGGCTCAAACCCCAGGCTCCAAACGCCTGGGGCCAAACATGCCGGCCACGCTGCCGCCACGTCGTCGGCCCAACCAAAGTCAC
This window harbors:
- the LOC119354141 gene encoding uncharacterized protein LOC119354141; translation: MAKGRNKNKAKNGAGAAAMDASEGAPAASTAAEAPQPMDTSEGKQPSSSSAALSSINRKIKKGVQPKRTKNVRKMKAVARAISKTEKSEEKVLKAKSKKSRIQSAKSLYD